GCCGTAGCTCGCGAGCGATGCACCGAGGTTGATGGCGGTGGTCGTCTTGCCGACGCCGCCCTTCTGGTTGCAGAGGGAGATGATCTTGGCCGGTCCGTGGCCCTGGAGCGGCTCGGGCTCGGCGAACTCGCGCAGCTCCCGACCGGTGGGTCCGAGCACGGGGACGTCCATTCCCGGGAGCTCGGTCACATCTGGCTTGCGCGTCACGTGGATCTCTCTCTGCCGCTCCTCCGACGCGGTCCCGTCGGATCCTGGAAGTCTACCGGGGAGGGTCGCTCACGCCCGGCGGGCACGCGGGTGCGCGGTCGTGTAGACGTCGCGCAGGGTGTCGACGGTCACGCGCGTGTAGATCTGCGTGGTCGCCACCGACGAGTGGCCGAGCAGCTCCTGCACCACGCGCACGTCCGCGCCGCCCGCGATGAGGTGCGTCGCGAACGAGTGCCGGAACGTGTGCGGGGAGATCTCCTCCGCGACGCCGGCGCGCTCGGCGGCCGCCTTGATCACGAGCCACGCGTTCTGCCGCGAGAGCGCGTGGCCGCGGAGGCCGAGGAAGAGCGCCGGGGTGGCGGATCCGCGCGCGGCGAGGATCGGGCGGACGCGCACGAGGTACGCGTCGACGGCGCGGCGGGCGAAGGACCCGACGGGCACGATCCGCTGCTTGCCGCCCTTGCCGAGCACGCGCACCAGCTCGGCCGCGGCGCCGTCGGCGCCGAGCACGTCGTCGACCGTGAGCGCCGTGATCTCGCTGACGCGCGCGCCCGTCGCGTACAGCAGCTCGAGCAGGGCCTTGTCGCGCACGCGGAGCGGCTCGTCGCCGTCGGTCGCGTCGAGGATCCGGCCCATCGTCTCGATGGAGACGGCCTTCGGGAGACGGCTCGGCAGCTTGGGCGGCCTCTGCTCGGCGGACACGTCGACCTCGACGATGCCCTCCTCCACGAGGAAGCGGTGGAAGCTCCGGACGCTCGACAGCATGCGCGCGAGCGACGACGCCGTGAGGCCGCCGTGCTCGGGGTCGCGGACGCGCTGCGCGAAGGCCGCGATGTGCGCGGCGCTGGCGTCGGCCGGATCCGCGACGCCCTCGTCCGCGAGGTGCGCCGTGTAGCGCGCGAGGTCGCGGCGGTACGCCTGGAGGGTGTTGCGGGACAGGCCGCGCTCCACCTCGACGTGCCGGAGCCAGCGGTCGACGGCGCGCCGCAGCGCGACCGGGACCTCGGGGACGGCGTCGGGCGCCGCTCCCCCGGATCCCTCGGCCACGTCGGTCACGAGCCGGACGCGCCCCCGCCGTCGCCGTCGCGCAGCTTCGGGTGCCGCGGCCACGGCGCGTCGGCCGGTCCCAGCGTCGACCAGCCGCGCGAGCGGGCGACGTGCGCCTGCAGCACCGCGATCACGGTCGACGGGTTCTGGATCCGCCGCTCGAGCACCGCCGTGACGACCTCGTCGAGGTCGACCCAGCGCACCTCGATGTCGGCCTCCTCGTCGGTGCGCGCGAACGCCTCCGCCGTGGGGGTCAGTCCGCGCGCGAGGTAGACGCGGATCGCCTCGTCGCTGCCGCCGGGCGTCGTGTAGTACTCCGCCAGCACGCTCCACTCGGCGGCGACCAGGTCGGCCTCCTCCGCGAGCTCGCGCTGCACGGCCGTGAGCGGCGGCTCGCCCGTGATGTCGAGGAGCCCCGCCGGGATCTCCCACTCGCGCATCCGGACGGGATGCCGGTACTGCTTGATGAGGAGCACCCGGTCCTCGTCGTCGATCGCGAGCACCGCGACGGCACCCGTGTGGTCGACGAACTCGCGCGTGATCTCGCCGTCGCCGTACGCGAAGGTCTCACGGCGGATGTCCCAGATCTTGCCCTGGAACACCCGCTCGCTCGACGTCACCTCGTACGCGACGGCGTCGTCGTGCAGGCCGCCCGCCGGGGATCCCGCGACGGCGTCGGTCACGCGACCGCCTCGGCGTCGTCCTCGACGAACAGCGTGCTGGCCGCCTGGCGGTCGAGCGCGGCGCGGATCAGGCCGGCGAACAGCGGGTGCGCGCGGTTCGGGCGCGACCGCAGCTCCGGGTGCGCCTGCGTGCCGATGTAGAAGGGGTGCACCTCGCGGGGCAGCTCCACGTACTCGACGAGCGTGCCGTCGGGCGACGTGCCCGAGAACACGAGGCCGGCGTCCTGGATCCGGTCGCGGTACTGGTTGTTGACCTCGTAGCGGTGGCGGTGGCGCTCGTGGGAGACGGGCGCGCCGTACAGCTCGGCCGCGAGGGATCCGGGGGCGAGCGCCGCCTCGTAGAGACCGAGGCGCATGGTGCCGCCGAGGTCGCCGCCCGCGATGATGTCGACCTGCTCGGCCATCGTCGCGACGACCGGGAACTCGCTCTCGGGGTCGAACTCGCTGGAGGAGGCGCCGGCGAGGCCGGCCTCGTTGCGGGCGTACTCGATGACCATGCACTGCAGGCCGAGGCACAGGCCGAGCACGGGGATCATGTTGTCGCGCGCGAACTTGAGCGCGCCGAGCTTGCCCTCGATGCCGCGGATGCCGAAGCCGCCCGGCACGCACAGCGCGTCCAGGTCGCCCAGCTTCTTCGCCGCGCCCTCGGGCGTCTCGCACTCGTCCGAGGCGACCCAGCGCAACTTCACGCGCGCCGAGTGCGCGAAGCCGCCGGCCCGCAGCGCCTCGGTGACCGAGAGGTACGCGTCCGGCAGGTCGATGTACTTGCCCACGAGACCCACGGTGACCTCGTGCTTCGGGTCGTGCACGGCGTCCAGCAGGTCGCTCCAGCCGGACCAGTCCACGGCGTCAGCGGCCGGCAGCCCCAGGTGGTCGATGATGTAGCTGTCGAGGCCCTGCCCGTGCAGCATCTCGGGGATGTCGTAGATGCTCGGCACGTCGACCGCGTTCACCACGGCCTGCTCGTCGACGTCGCACATGAGCGCGATCTTCTTCTTGTTCGAGTCCGAGACGGGCCGGTCGCTGCGGAGCACGAGCGCGTCCGGCTGGATCCCGATGGAGCGCAGCGCCGCCACGGAGTGCTGCGTGGGCTTGGTCTTCTGCTCGCCCGACGCGCCCATGTACGGCACGAGCGAGACGTGGACGAAGAAGACGTTGTTGCGGCCGAGCTCGTGGCGCACCTGGCGCGCGGCCTCGATGAACGGCTGGCTCTCGATGTCGCCGACCGTGCCGCCGATCTCGGTGATGATCACGTCGGGCTGCGGCTCGTCCGAGGCCTGCAGGCGCATGCGGCGCTTGATCTCGTCGGTGATGTGCGGGATGACCTGCACGGTGTCGCCGAGGTACTCGCCGCGGCGCTCCTTGGCGATGACCTCGGAGTAGATCTGGCCGGTGGTCACGTTGGCCGCCTGGTCCAGCTCGATGTCGAGGAAGCGCTCGTAGTGCCCGATGTCGAGGTCGGTCTCCGCGCCGTCGTCGGTCACGAAGACCTCGCCGTGCTGGAAGGGGTTCATGGTGCCCGGATCCACGTTGAGGTAGGGATCGAGCTTCTGCATGACGACGCGCACGCCGCGCGCCGTGAGGAGGTTGCCCAGGCTGGCCGCCGTGAGGCCCTTGCCGAGCGAGGAGACGACGCCGCCGGTCACGAAGATGTGCCTGGTCGTCTTCGCCGCGCCTGTCGTGCTGGTGTTGCTGTCCGTCGTGCCCGAGTCCGTGTCCGCTGAATTGATGTCCGCCACGGGCTTCCATCCTACGTGTGTTCCGGGGCTGCGCGACAGCCACGCCGCGCCGGGGCTGCCGCCGGTCATCCGCTCAGCGCAGGGAGGCGGCCGTCTCCACGAGCTCGCGCGCGTGCGCCAGCCCGCTCTCGCTGTCGGGCAGGCCGGAGAGCAGGCGCGCCATCTCCTGGATCCGCGCGTCGCCCTCGAGCTGCGTGACGCTCGACGCGGTGACCTGGCCGTCGCCGCCCTTGACGACGCGCAGGTGGTTGGTCGAGAAGGCCGCGACCTGCGCGAGGTGCGTGACGACGATGACCTGCGCGCGCTCCGCCAGCCGTGCCAGCCGTCGCCCGATCTCGATCGCCGCCGCGCCGCCGACGCCTGCGTCGACCTCGTCGAACACGAAGGTGGGCACGGGGTCGTCGCCGGCCACCACGACCTCGATCGCGAGCATCACGCGCGACAGCTCGCCGCCGGACGCGCCCCGCCCGAGCGGGCGTGCCTCCGCACCCGCGTGCGGCCGCAGCAGGATCTCGACCCGGTCGGCACCGGAGAGCGCGGGCTCCTCCCGCGGCGACACCCGCACCTCGAGCGACGCGTCGGCCATGGCGAGCGCGCCGAGCTCGGTCGTGACGGCCGCGGCGAGCCGCGCGCCGGCCTCCTCGCGGACGGCCGTGACGCGCGCGGCCAGCTCGCCGACGAGCAGCTCGTCGCGCTCGACCTCGACGCGCAGCAGGTCGATCCGGTCGGTGTCGCCGTCGAGCTCCAGGAGGCGCGCGCTGCCGGTGTCGAGGAACGCGAGCGCGTCCTCCACCGTGGGGCCGTGCGCGCGCGTGAGGGCCGCGAGCTCCGCGCGGCGGTCCTGCAGGGTCTCGAGCTCCCGGGCGCCGTCGGCGTCGAGCCCCGCGAGGTAGCCCGAGAGCTGCACGGCGATCTCCGACACGAGGATCCGCGCGCTGTCGAGCGACTCGATGATCTCGGCGAGACCCGGGTCGTGCGCCGCCACCCGGTCGAGGCGGCGGTGCGCGGTGTCGAGCACGGAGGCGGCGTCGGCCATCTCGCCGGACGCGTCCTCGGACGACATGAGCTCATGGGCGGCGGATGCGGCCGCCCGCAGGTCCTCGAGGTTCGTGAGCCTGTCGATGCGCTCGCGCAGCTCCTCGTCCTCGCCCGGCTGCGGCGCCACGGCCTCGATCGCGTCGATCGCGATGCGCAGCTCCTCGGCCTCACGCGTGCGTGCGTCCTGCTCCGTGACGAGGCGGTCGAGCTCGGCGCGCGCCGCCTGCCAGCGGCGGAACACCTCCTGGTACTCGCCGAGCACGGGCGCGAGCGCGGAACCGGCGAACCGGTCGAGCGCCTGCCGCTGGGCGGTGGACGACCGCAGTCGCATCTGGTCGGACTGCCCGTGCACCACCACGAGCTGCTCGCCGATCTCCGTGAGCAGCGCCGCCGGAGCCCCGCGGCCCCCGACCGACGCGCGGCTGCGGCCCTCGGACGAGAGCTGGCGCGTGACGATGAGCTCGCCGCGCGAGCCGTCGCCGAACGGGTCGACGTCTCCCCCGGCGTCGCGAACGCGCTCGGGCACGGGCCCGTCGGCCGCGATGATCCAACGCCCCTCGACGACCGCGCGCTCGCTCCCCTGCCGCACGGCGCCCGAGTCGGCGCGCGCGCCGAGCAGCAGGCCCAGCGCGGTGACGACCATGGTCTTGCCCGCGCCGGTCTCGCCGGTGACGGCCGTGAAGCCGGGCCCGAGCGGCAGCGTGGCCTGGCCGATCACCCCGAGGTCGCGGATGGTGATCTCCTCAATCACGGTCGATCGGCCCCCTCCAGCCGGTGACCGGCAGCTCGAACTTGTTGACGAGGCGGTCGGTGAACGGCGACTGCTTGAGGCGCGCGAGGCGCACGGGGATGGCCGACCGGCGGGCCTCGACGCGCGCGCCGGGCGGCATGTCGCGGGTGCGTCGGCCGTCGCACCAGAGGACGCCGGATCCGGACGTGCGGCTCAACACCTCGACGGCGACGGTGGACTCCGGGCCCACGACGAGCGAGCGGGCGAAGAGCGTGTGCGGGCTGAGCGGCACCACGAGCATCGCCTCGAGGCTCGGCCACACGATGGGGCCGCCCGCCGAGAACGCGTACGCGGTGGATCCCGTGGGCGTGGACACGACCATGCCGTCGCAGCCGTAGGACGCGAGCGGCCGTCCGTCGATCTCCACCACCACCTCGAGCATGCGCTCGCGGCTGGCCTTCTCGACGGTCGCCTCGTTGAGCGCCCACGTCCGGTAGACGATGTCGGCCCCGACCTTGAGCGTGACGTCGAGGGTCATGCGCTCCTCGACCGTGTAGTCGCGGTCGAGCACGCGGCGCACGGTGGCCGTGAGGTCCTCCCGCTCGCTCTCGGCGAGGAAGCCCACGTGCCCGAGGTTCACGCCGAGGAGCGGCACGGAGGTGCCGCGCACGATCTCCGCCGAGCGCAGGATCGTGCCGTCGCCGCCCAGGACGATGACGATCTCGAGGTCGGCCGTCTGCACGTCCTCCCCCAGCACGGCGACGCCGTCCATCTCGGGCGCGAAGGGCAGGATGTCGGCCTTCTCGTCGGCCGTGAGCACGAGGTGCACGTCGGCCTCGGCCAGCTGCGCGCACACGCTGAGCGCCGCGTCGATCGAGTCGCGCCGTCCCGTGTGGGACACGACCAGGATGTGCCTCGCGGGTCCAGCCACTTCGCTCACGCTCCTGTGATCTCGTTCGACGTCGATCTCCATTGTGTCGGATTGCTCCCCGCGCGACCGCTGAACCAGGCGAGGTACTCGTGGTTCCCGGCCCCGCCGACGATCGGGGAGGAGACGAGGCCGGCCGTGCCGAGGCCGAGGTCCCACGCGGCCCAGAGCACGCGCATGACGGCGTCGTCGCGGAGCCCCGGGTCGTGCACGATGCCCTCGCGGATCCCCGTGCGCCCGACCTCGAACTGCGGCTTGATCAGCAGCACGACGTCGGCGCCGTCCGCGGCGGTGCGCGTGATGGCAGGCAGCACGAGCCCGAGCGAGATGAAGGACAGGTCGCCGACGACGAGCCCGGGCCGCTCCCCCGCGAGGTCCGCCGGCGTCACGCCGGCGAGCGACTCGGGCGTCAGGTCGCGCACGTTGAACCCCTCGACGACGTCGACGCGCGGATCCTCGCGGATGAGCGGGTCCAGCTGCCCGTGCCCCACGTCGAGCGCCACGACGCGCCGCGCACCCCGCTCGAGCAGCACCTGCGTGAACCCGCCGGTGGACGCGCCGACGTCGAGCGCCAGCCGCCCCGCGACCGCGACCCCGGGGAAGGCGTCGAGCGCGCCGATGAGCTTGTGGGCGCCTCGGCTCACGTAGGCGTCGGAGCCCGCGACCTCGACGACGGATCCGGGCATCACCCGGAACGACGCCTTGACGACGCCTCGTCCGTCGACCGTGACGAGCCCGTCGGCGATGAGCCGGGCGGCGTGCGTGCGGGAGCGCGCGAGGCCGAGAGCCGGCAGGGCGGCGTCGAGCCGCAGGTCCCCGCCGAGCGCCTCGCCGGGGACCGGGTCGGCAGCGGACGCGGGCGCGGAACCGTCGCCGGCGTCAGCCACGCGTCGCGGCCCCGTCGCCGCCCTCGAGCCGCGCGCGCAGCTCGTCGTGCAGGAGCGCGAAGGCGGCCGCGCGGTCGCCGAGCGGCTGCTCCTCGATGAGCTGCAGCCGGGAGACCAGCTCCTCGGCCACGTCGCGGCCGTCGTCGGAGTCCGGCCCCGGCGCGGAGCCCGCTCGAGCGCTGTCGTCCGGGTCGTCGCTCACGCCGTCACGCTACGCCCGGCCCGCGCCGGCGGCACCGGCGGCGACGTAGAGGGACTCCTGCACGTCCAGCCCGTAGATCGGCCGGCCCGAGTTCCAGATCACGGCGCACGCGGCCCGGAGGGTGTCGATGGTGGATCCGCCGTCCTTCACGACCTCGACGCGGTCGCCCGCGATGCGCACGGATGACTTCCCGACCGTCGCCACGCGGCCCTCCTGCGAGAACCGCGTCTCGGGGTACGGCTCGTGCAGCTGCCCGAGGTGCTCGAGGATGAACGTCGGCCGCTGGTCCTCCTCTGCCGCGAGGAGCTGCTTCGCCCGGTCGATCCCCGTGAGCACGTGGACGGACGCCATCCCGGCGCGCGTCGCCCCGAGGATGTCGGTGTCGAGCCGGTCGCCGAGGAACACCGGCCGCTGGGCGTCGAAGCGCTCGCGCGCCACGTCGAAGATCGGCGTCTCCGGCTTGCCCGCGACCACGGGGAGCCGGCCGACCGCCGTGTGCACGGCCGAGACGAGCGTGCCGTTGCCGGGCGCGATGCCCCGCGCGACGGGGATGGTCCAGTCGGTGTTGGTCGCGACCCACACCACGTCCGGGTCGGCCAGCGCGAACGCGGCCTCGGCCAGCTGGGCCCAGCCCACGTCAGGCGAGAAGCCCTGCACGACCGCCGCCGGGCTGTCCTCCGTGGAGCGCGTGACCACGTAGCCGGCCTTCTCGAGCTCGTGCACGAGGCCGTCGCCGCCGACGACGAGCACGGTGGATCCGGCGGGCACCCGGTCCGCGAGCAGGCGCAGCGCGGCCTGCGGCGACGTGACGACGTCCTCGGGCGCCACCGTGAGCCCGAGCGAGCTCAGGTGCTCGGCGACCGATGCGTCCGTGCGCGAGGCGTTGTTGGTGATGTAGCCGAGCCGGATCCCGTCGCCGGCGGCGCGGTTCAGCGCGTCGACCGCGTGCGGGATGCTGTCGGGCCCCGCGTACACGACGCCGTCGAGGTCCGCGAGGATCACGTCGACGCCCTCGAGCGGCGCACTGCCCTTCGACGCCCTAGCGAACATCGCGGTCCGCCTCCCCGGCGTCGTCGGCGCGCGGGTCCTCGTCCTCGGCGTCCGTAGCGGGCGACTCGTCGCCCGCATCGCCGTCGACCTCGAGCTCGTCGTCGACGTCGACCGCGATCTCCTCGCTGTCGCTCTCCTCGCTCGGCGGGCTCGGCTCGTCAGTCACGAGGGGATCTCCGGAGGAGTCGACCGCATCATCCGCAGCGCCGTCGGAGCCCACCGCGCTCGCGTCGCCGGGCCCGTCGTGCTCGGACGAGTCATTCCCAGCGTCCTCGAGCTCGAGGTCCTCCTCGACGACCTCCACCATGTCGTCCCAGCCCTCGTCCGGATCCGCGAACGCCGCCTCGGCCGCGTCCGCTCGCTGACGCCAGGCGTCCGCCTCCGCGGAGCGACCCAGCTCCTCGAGCACCTCCGCGTAGGCGTGGAAGAGGTCCGCGCTGTACGAGTAGGCGACGTCCCGGTTCAGCTGCGCGATCGACAGCTCGTCGAGAGCCGCCTCGGTCTGGCCGAGGTCGAGGCGCGCGCCGGACATCGCGATCGCGAGCGCGACCTGCTCTGCCGCCGGCAGCGTCTCCTTCGGGACCGAACGTCCGAGCTCCAAGGCCTTGTCCGGGCGTCCCTGCCCGCGCTCGCTGTCGACCATGAGGGCGAGCTGGTCGTCCTTGCCGGAGATGCGCCGGTAGGTCCGCAGCTCGCGCAGCGCGAGCGCGTAGTCGCCGACGGCGTACGCCGTGATGGCCAGCGACTCCCGGACCACCGCGATGCGACCGGCACGGCGAGCAGCCGAGGTGGCGTGCCGGTGCGCGAGCTCCGGATCCTCCTCGATGAGCCGTGCCGCCATCACCAGGTGCTGCGCGACGCCCTCGGCATTGTCCTTGCTCAGCGTCTTCAGCTCGTTGCGCGCGATGCGGTCGAGATCACCCGGCTTCACGTCCTCGGGGATCTCGGGGTCCTCGTGGCGCGGACGAACGGACCGCAGCTCACGCGCGCGCAGCTGCTCCTCCGTCAGGGCCTCCTCGTAGCGAGGGGCGTCGCGGTCGTTGCGCGCGGGTCGTCCGTCGCGCGTCCAGAGCTTGTCGCCGTCGCGCGGCGGCCGAGCGCCACCGCGTCCGGCGTCACGGCCACCGCTATCCCGGCCACCGTCCTTGGACCACGGCTTCCGCTCCCCGTCCCTCGCCGGACGCGGCGCACCCGACCCGCCATCACGCGACCAGGGCTTGCCCTCCCCATCCCGCTGCGGCCGGGACGCCCCGCCACCGTCCTTCGACCAGGGCTTGCGCTCCCCGTCCCGAGAGGGACGAGCCGACCCGCCGGCACCGCGGCCATCACGCGAACAGGGCTTGCGCTCCCCATCACGCTGCGGCCGACCTGCGGCTCCACCACCGTCCTTCGACCAGGGCTTGCGCTCCCCGTCACGAGCCGGGCGGTCTCCCCCGGCGGCACGCGGACCGGAGGAACGCCCGCCTTCACGGGGCCCGCGAGGCGCACCCGCGGAACCGCGCTCGTACGGCGGCTTGCCGCCATCACGTCCACGCGGCGAGTGCGATGATCCGCGGTCCTGGCCCTCGGGCCGGCTGTCTCGATCGGATGAGTCGCTCACTGTGCTCCTGTCGGCCGCGAAGGCCAGATGATGTCTGTGGTGTTGTGGGTGTCGCCGAAGTCAGGTCCTAGGCTAACCGGTGCCGTCGGTCGTGCGCAGCGGACCGGCTTCGGCGATCATCCTCGTCTCGCACGGTCCTCGGCGGGCCGCATGGCCTCCGCCATGTGAGGCCACCGACACACAGCCGGACGCGACTCCACGAGAGGCGCGGTCCGGCTGTCGCCGCCGCGATGGCCCACGACGGACCCGAGCTCGAACACACAGCCGATGGCGGGTCACCCGGTGTGGTTCGGGTGTTAACGCAGAAAGGCCCGCCGCACGATGTGCGACGGGCCTCCCCGATCATTCTCAAGTTAAGTCCGGCGGTGTCCTACTCTCCCACAGGGTCCCCCCTGCAGTACCATCGGCGCTGAGAGTCTTAGCTTCCGGGTTCGGAATGTGACCGGGCGTTTCCCTCTCGCTATGGCCGCCGAAACACTTCATACACACCCACACGGGGCATGAAATCTGTGATGAATCGACCAGTCAAGCTGGTTGTTCAATTAGCACCCGACCGTATATCGGGAACCACATAGTGGACGCAAGCAAAGTGTTTTCAAGATATCGGCTTATTAGTACAGGTCAGCTCCACGAGTCTTTAGTCCTCGCTTCCACATCCTGCCTATCAACCCGGTAGTCTAGCCGGGAGCCTTCACCCTAAAAGGGATGGAAATCTCATCTTGAAGCCGGCTTCCCGCTTAGATGCTTTCAGCGGTTATCCGTTCCGAACGTAGCTAATCAGCGGTGCTCCTGGCGGAACAACTGACACACCAGAGGTTCGTCCATCCCGGTCCTCTCGTACTAGGGATAGATCTTCTCAAATTTCCTACGCGCGCAGCGGATAGGGACCGAACTGTCTCACGACGTTCTAAACCCAGCTCGCGTACCGCTTTAATGGGCGAACAGCCCAACCCTTGGGACCTACTCCAGCCCCAGGATGCGACGAGCCGACATCGAGGTGCCAAACCATGCCGTCGATATGGACTCTTGGGCAAGATCAGCCTGTTATCCCCGAGGTACCTTTTATCCGTTGAGCGACAGCGCTTCCACAAGCCACTGCCGGATCACTAGTCCCGACTTTCGTCCCTGCTCGACTTGTCAGTCTCACAGTCAAGCTCCCTTGTGCACTTACACTCGACACCTGATTACCAACCAGGTTGAGGGAACCTTTGGGCGCCTCCGTTACTCTTTAGGAGGCAACCGCCCCAGTTAAACTACCCACCAGGCACTGTCCCTGAACCGGATTACGGTTCGAAGTTAGATATCCAGAGTGACCAGAGTGGTATTTCAACAATGACTCCACCCGAACTAGCGTCCGAGCTTCACAGTCTCCCACCTATCCTACACAAGCCACACCGAACACCAATACCAAGCTGTAGTAAAGGTCACGGGGTCTTTCCGTCCTGCTGCGCGTAACGAGCATCTTTACTCGTAGTGCAATTTCGCCGAGTTCGCGGTTGAGACAGCTGGGAAGTCGTTACGCCATTCGTGCAGGTCGGAACTTACCCGACAAGGAATTTCGCTACCTTAGGATGGTTATAGTTACCACCGCCGTTTACTGGGGCTTAAATTCTCAGCTTCGCACTTGCGTGCTAACCGTTCCTCTTAACCTTCCAGCACCGGGCAGGCGTCAGTCCGTATACATCGTCTTGCGACTTAGCACGGACCTGTGTTTTTAGTAAACAGTCGCTTCCCACTGGTCTCTGCGGCCTTCAAACGCTTCAGGAGTAAATCCCTACACGCCTCAGGCCCCCCTTCTCCCGAAGTTACGGGGGCATTTTGCCGAGTTCCTTAACCACGATTCTCTCGATCTCCTTAGTATTCTCTACCTGACCACCTGAGTCGGTTTGGGGTACGGGCGATTGGAACCTCGCGTCGATGCTTTTCTCGGCAGCATAGGATCACTGATTTCGTCCGTGAGGACTACCCATCGGGTCTCAGGCTACATAGAAGACGGATTTGCCTATCTTCTGCCCTACATCCTTAGACCGGGACAACCATCGCCCGGCTCAGCTACCTT
This genomic interval from Clavibacter michiganensis contains the following:
- a CDS encoding NUDIX domain-containing protein; translated protein: MTDAVAGSPAGGLHDDAVAYEVTSSERVFQGKIWDIRRETFAYGDGEITREFVDHTGAVAVLAIDDEDRVLLIKQYRHPVRMREWEIPAGLLDITGEPPLTAVQRELAEEADLVAAEWSVLAEYYTTPGGSDEAIRVYLARGLTPTAEAFARTDEEADIEVRWVDLDEVVTAVLERRIQNPSTVIAVLQAHVARSRGWSTLGPADAPWPRHPKLRDGDGGGASGS
- a CDS encoding TlyA family RNA methyltransferase codes for the protein MADAGDGSAPASAADPVPGEALGGDLRLDAALPALGLARSRTHAARLIADGLVTVDGRGVVKASFRVMPGSVVEVAGSDAYVSRGAHKLIGALDAFPGVAVAGRLALDVGASTGGFTQVLLERGARRVVALDVGHGQLDPLIREDPRVDVVEGFNVRDLTPESLAGVTPADLAGERPGLVVGDLSFISLGLVLPAITRTAADGADVVLLIKPQFEVGRTGIREGIVHDPGLRDDAVMRVLWAAWDLGLGTAGLVSSPIVGGAGNHEYLAWFSGRAGSNPTQWRSTSNEITGA
- a CDS encoding NAD kinase, whose amino-acid sequence is MAGPARHILVVSHTGRRDSIDAALSVCAQLAEADVHLVLTADEKADILPFAPEMDGVAVLGEDVQTADLEIVIVLGGDGTILRSAEIVRGTSVPLLGVNLGHVGFLAESEREDLTATVRRVLDRDYTVEERMTLDVTLKVGADIVYRTWALNEATVEKASRERMLEVVVEIDGRPLASYGCDGMVVSTPTGSTAYAFSAGGPIVWPSLEAMLVVPLSPHTLFARSLVVGPESTVAVEVLSRTSGSGVLWCDGRRTRDMPPGARVEARRSAIPVRLARLKQSPFTDRLVNKFELPVTGWRGPIDRD
- the xerD gene encoding site-specific tyrosine recombinase XerD; protein product: MTDVAEGSGGAAPDAVPEVPVALRRAVDRWLRHVEVERGLSRNTLQAYRRDLARYTAHLADEGVADPADASAAHIAAFAQRVRDPEHGGLTASSLARMLSSVRSFHRFLVEEGIVEVDVSAEQRPPKLPSRLPKAVSIETMGRILDATDGDEPLRVRDKALLELLYATGARVSEITALTVDDVLGADGAAAELVRVLGKGGKQRIVPVGSFARRAVDAYLVRVRPILAARGSATPALFLGLRGHALSRQNAWLVIKAAAERAGVAEEISPHTFRHSFATHLIAGGADVRVVQELLGHSSVATTQIYTRVTVDTLRDVYTTAHPRARRA
- a CDS encoding HAD-IIA family hydrolase, which encodes MFARASKGSAPLEGVDVILADLDGVVYAGPDSIPHAVDALNRAAGDGIRLGYITNNASRTDASVAEHLSSLGLTVAPEDVVTSPQAALRLLADRVPAGSTVLVVGGDGLVHELEKAGYVVTRSTEDSPAAVVQGFSPDVGWAQLAEAAFALADPDVVWVATNTDWTIPVARGIAPGNGTLVSAVHTAVGRLPVVAGKPETPIFDVARERFDAQRPVFLGDRLDTDILGATRAGMASVHVLTGIDRAKQLLAAEEDQRPTFILEHLGQLHEPYPETRFSQEGRVATVGKSSVRIAGDRVEVVKDGGSTIDTLRAACAVIWNSGRPIYGLDVQESLYVAAGAAGAGRA
- the recN gene encoding DNA repair protein RecN — protein: MIEEITIRDLGVIGQATLPLGPGFTAVTGETGAGKTMVVTALGLLLGARADSGAVRQGSERAVVEGRWIIAADGPVPERVRDAGGDVDPFGDGSRGELIVTRQLSSEGRSRASVGGRGAPAALLTEIGEQLVVVHGQSDQMRLRSSTAQRQALDRFAGSALAPVLGEYQEVFRRWQAARAELDRLVTEQDARTREAEELRIAIDAIEAVAPQPGEDEELRERIDRLTNLEDLRAAASAAHELMSSEDASGEMADAASVLDTAHRRLDRVAAHDPGLAEIIESLDSARILVSEIAVQLSGYLAGLDADGARELETLQDRRAELAALTRAHGPTVEDALAFLDTGSARLLELDGDTDRIDLLRVEVERDELLVGELAARVTAVREEAGARLAAAVTTELGALAMADASLEVRVSPREEPALSGADRVEILLRPHAGAEARPLGRGASGGELSRVMLAIEVVVAGDDPVPTFVFDEVDAGVGGAAAIEIGRRLARLAERAQVIVVTHLAQVAAFSTNHLRVVKGGDGQVTASSVTQLEGDARIQEMARLLSGLPDSESGLAHARELVETAASLR
- a CDS encoding tetratricopeptide repeat protein; amino-acid sequence: MKPGDLDRIARNELKTLSKDNAEGVAQHLVMAARLIEEDPELAHRHATSAARRAGRIAVVRESLAITAYAVGDYALALRELRTYRRISGKDDQLALMVDSERGQGRPDKALELGRSVPKETLPAAEQVALAIAMSGARLDLGQTEAALDELSIAQLNRDVAYSYSADLFHAYAEVLEELGRSAEADAWRQRADAAEAAFADPDEGWDDMVEVVEEDLELEDAGNDSSEHDGPGDASAVGSDGAADDAVDSSGDPLVTDEPSPPSEESDSEEIAVDVDDELEVDGDAGDESPATDAEDEDPRADDAGEADRDVR
- a CDS encoding CTP synthase; this translates as MADINSADTDSGTTDSNTSTTGAAKTTRHIFVTGGVVSSLGKGLTAASLGNLLTARGVRVVMQKLDPYLNVDPGTMNPFQHGEVFVTDDGAETDLDIGHYERFLDIELDQAANVTTGQIYSEVIAKERRGEYLGDTVQVIPHITDEIKRRMRLQASDEPQPDVIITEIGGTVGDIESQPFIEAARQVRHELGRNNVFFVHVSLVPYMGASGEQKTKPTQHSVAALRSIGIQPDALVLRSDRPVSDSNKKKIALMCDVDEQAVVNAVDVPSIYDIPEMLHGQGLDSYIIDHLGLPAADAVDWSGWSDLLDAVHDPKHEVTVGLVGKYIDLPDAYLSVTEALRAGGFAHSARVKLRWVASDECETPEGAAKKLGDLDALCVPGGFGIRGIEGKLGALKFARDNMIPVLGLCLGLQCMVIEYARNEAGLAGASSSEFDPESEFPVVATMAEQVDIIAGGDLGGTMRLGLYEAALAPGSLAAELYGAPVSHERHRHRYEVNNQYRDRIQDAGLVFSGTSPDGTLVEYVELPREVHPFYIGTQAHPELRSRPNRAHPLFAGLIRAALDRQAASTLFVEDDAEAVA